In Yarrowia lipolytica chromosome 1F, complete sequence, a genomic segment contains:
- a CDS encoding uncharacterized protein (Compare to YALI0F18678g, similar to uniprot|Q7S4V1 Neurospora crassa NCU02376.1 hypothetical protein), which translates to MEKLVHIPAVTKLTPLVSRFLGMNPGKFSLQGTNTYLIGQGPRRLLIDTGEGADEYTETVSNYLKENNIELDTIILSHWHADHTKGTVPLLKKLKDKKVQTSPPKVVKYPFPEMDKEKNINEGWSVDEYLDDGQVISNLGFHMSCHLFPGHAMDHLCFWLEEDDVLFSADNILGQGTSVFEDLTAYMKSLEGMRQTGKTKTKRADGQFQIFPGHGPVIDNGWEKITEYISQRKKRETQVYTILHEKGPSDARTITRQIYEGYPERILDAAQHTTTMQLMKLEDDGVVISDARTGMWQLKEKASI; encoded by the coding sequence ATGGAGAAACTCGTTCACATTCCCGCCGTCACAAAACTCACGCCGCTAGTGAGCCGGTTCCTCGGCATGAACCCGGGCAAATTTTCTCTACAGGGCACAAACACCTATCTCATCGGCCAGGGACCCCGACGATTGCTGATTGATACCGGAGAGGGAGCCGATGAGTACACAGAGACGGTCTCCAACTATCTCAAAGAGAACAACATTGAGCTTGACACCATAATTCTGTCTCACTGGCACGCAGACCACACCAAGGGTACGGTGCCGCTGCTCAAGAAACTCAAGGATAAGAAGGTCCAAACCTCTCCCCCTAAAGTGGTCAAGTACCCGTTTCCTGAGATGGACAAAGAGAAGAACATCAACGAGGGCTGGTCCGTGGACGAGTATCTGGACGACGGTCAGGTGATCTCGAACCTAGGCTTCCATATGAGTTGTCATCTGTTTCCCGGACATGCCATGGACCACCTGTGTTTCTGGTTAGAGGAGGATGATGTTCTGTTCTCTGCAGACAACATTCTGGGCCAGGGAACGTCTGTGTTTGAGGATCTGACGGCCTATATGAAGTCTCTGGAGGGTATGCGTCAAACTggcaagaccaagaccaagcgAGCGGACGGCCAGTTCCAGATATTCCCCGGCCACGGACCCGTGATCGATAACGGCTGGGAGAAAATCACAGAGTACATTTCGCAACGGAAAAAGCGAGAAACCCAGGTGTACACTATTCTGCATGAGAAGGGTCCCTCTGATGCCCGGACCATCACACGGCAGATCTACGAGGGCTACCCTGAACGTATTCTTGATGCCGCTCAGCACACTACCACCATGCAGCTGATgaagctggaggatgaTGGAGTTGTCATCTCCGACGCACGAACTGGAATGTggcagctcaaggagaaggcttCCATTTGA
- a CDS encoding uncharacterized protein (Compare to YALI0F18722g, similar to uniprot|P36091 Saccharomyces cerevisiae YKL046c or uniprot|Q05031 Saccharomyces cerevisiae YMR238w DFG5 required for filamentous growth cell polarity and cellular elongation) encodes MRFGLIPAILSALAFLLGTARADLSFMDLSKPDTVHEALALVAGGLMDYYDGTRPGGTVGMFVAPYYWWHAGAAWNAFIDYWHITGNDTYNNLTWAAMKHQRGEKYDLMVSNFSSSEGNDDQGVWAMTMMTAAEKNFPEPGDEYGWLYVAQGAFNTMAARWDTQSCYGGLHWQIFQWNSGYDYKNAIANGALFNLGARLYRYTGNVTYLEWAERIWDWSTQIEIVDNGRVYDGIHLPNCSDRSPYLWTYNAGIYLSGAAALYNATVLRNHTDPNHGKWLDRANGLWNSTKGPNLFFGGPQKNIMVEIACQQKTITCNSDQRTFKGIFSSLLGQTAQMVPTLASDIMWYLEASAYAAARTCSGGRDGHTCSLNWLTGQYSNDYIGLGEQLSAMEVIQNTQVLKSSGPLTDITGGTSKGNGSAGALGFHPFGEDEAHPLNIGGGDRAGAAIITVIVGVMMIAAGWWLLV; translated from the coding sequence ATGCGGTTTGGTCTGATACCCGCAATTTTGAGCGCTCTGGCGTTCCTGCTGGGCACCGCCCGAGCAGATCTCTCCTTTATGGATCTCAGTAAACCAGACACGGTCCATGAAGCACTCGCTTTGGTGGCTGGAGGCCTCATGGACTACTACGATGGAACTCGACCCGGAGGAACCGTGGGCATGTTTGTCGCTCCTTACTACTGGTGGCACGCCGGCGCAGCATGGAACGCCTTCATCGACTACTGGCACATTACTGGAAACGACACCTACAACAACCTCACCTGGGCAGCCATGAAGCACCAGCGAGGCGAGAAATACGACCTCATGGTCTCCAACTTTTCTTCCTCCGAAGGTAACGATGACCAGGGAGTGTGGGCCATGACCATGATGACAGCTGCCGAGAAGAACTTCCCCGAGCCTGGAGATGAGTACGGATGGCTGTACGTAGCCCAGGGTGccttcaacaccatggcTGCCCGATGGGACACCCAGAGCTGCTACGGAGGTCTGCACTGGCAGATTTTCCAGTGGAACTCTGGTTATGACTACAAGAACGCCATTGCCAACGGAGCACTGTTCAACCTCGGAGCCCGTCTCTACCGATACACCGGAAATGTGACCTATCTCGAGTGGGCCGAGCGAATCTGGGACTGGTCCACGCAGATTGAGATTGTCGACAACGGCCGAGTTTACGACGGTATCCACTTGCCAAACTGTTCCGACCGATCTCCCTACCTGTGGACCTACAACGCCGGTATTTACCTgtctggagcagctgctcTCTACAACGCCACGGTGCTGCGAAATCACACGGACCCCAACCACGGTAAGTGGCTGGACCGAGCCAACGGGCTGTGGAACTCCACCAAGGGGCCCAACCTCTTCTTTGGCGGACCGCAGAAGAACATTATGGTCGAGATTGCCTGCCAGCAGAAGACCATCACCTGCAACTCCGATCAGCGAACCTTCAAGGGTATCTTCTCCTCGCTGCTCGGACAGACCGCCCAGATGGTGCCCACTCTTGCATCCGACATCATGTGGTACCTGGAGGCCTCTGCCTACGCCGCCGCCCGAACCTGCAGTGGAGGCCGAGACGGACACACATGCTCGCTCAACTGGCTCACCGGCCAGTACTCCAACGACTACATTGGACTAGGAGAACAGCTGAGTGCCATGGAGGTGATTCAGAACACCCAGGTGCTCAAGTCCAGCGGACCTCTCACAGATATCACTGGTGGTACCTCAAAGGGTAACGGTAGTGCCGGAGCTTTGGGATTCCATCCCTTTGGAGAGGATGAGGCTCATCCTCTCAAtattggaggaggagaccgagCTGGTGCCGCCATCATCACCGTCATTGTCGGTGTCATGATGATTGCCGCCGGCTGGTGGTTGCTTGTGTAA
- a CDS encoding uncharacterized protein (Compare to YALI0F18590g, similar to uniprot|P14065 Saccharomyces cerevisiae YOR120w GCY1 galactose-induced protein of aldo/keto reductase or uniprot|Q12458 Saccharomyces cerevisiae YDR368w YPR1 strong similarity to members of the aldo/keto reductase family) — MAGGPTLKLNSGHEIPQIGLGTWLSKPNEVAKAVESALKDGYRHIDGATIYQNENEVGAGWKASGVPREEIFLTTKNWNNARTKEGVKKQLDQSLKELQTDYVDLLLIHWPVVFKTGEELFPHNADGTVALGEVPVEETWEAFEELVKEGKVKSIGVSNFTEERIEKLLKTAKIPPAVNQIEYHPYLQQPGLAKYLASKNIVLEAYSPLGNNTYGFPRAIDDERVIDLAKKKGKDAAALIVNWIRSKNHVVLPKSVTPSRIKSNFEVFDLSPEEIKFLDSLDEESRRNDPIEWGVDIFGTATPEEIKKRVDEAAKKYLAEQKK; from the coding sequence ATGGCAGGCGGACCCActctcaagctcaactCCGGACACGAGATCCCCCAGATTGGTCTCGGAACCTGGCTCTCTAAGCCCAACGAGGTCGCCAAGGCCGTTGAGTccgctctcaaggacggcTACCGACACATTGATGGAGCCACCATCTACCAGAATGAGAACGAAGTCGGTGCTGGCTGGAAGGCCTCTGGAGTTCCCCGAGAGGAGATCTTCCTGACCACCAAAAACTGGAACAACGCCCGAACCAAGGAGGGCGTCAAGAAGCAGCTCGACCAGTccctcaaggagctgcagaCCGACTACGTTGATCTGCTGCTCATCCACTGGCCCGTTGTTTTCAAGACCGGCGAGGAGCTCTTCCCCCACAACGCCGACGGCACTGTCGCCCTTGGCGAGGTCCCTGTCGAGGAGACTTGGGAGGCCTTCGAGGAGCTCGTGAAGGAGGGCAAGGTCAAGTCCATCGGTGTCTCCAACTTCACCGAGGAGCGAATTGAGAAGCTCCTCAAGACCGCCAAGATCCCCCCTGCCGTCAACCAGATTGAGTACCACCCCTACCTGCAGCAGCCCGGTCTGGCCAAGTACCTTGCGAGCAAGAACATTGTCCTCGAGGCCTACTCTCCTCTCGGTAACAACACTTACGGCTTCCCCCGAGCTATTGATGACGAGCGAGTGATCgatctggccaagaagaagggcaaggaTGCTGCTGCCCTCATTGTCAACTGGATCAGATCCAAGAACCATGTTGTTCTGCCTAAGTCCGTCACCCCTTCTCGAATCAAGTCCAACTTCGAGGTCTTTGATCTGTCTCCCGAGGAGATTAAGTTCCTGGACAGCCTTGACGAGGAGTCTCGACGAAACGACCCCATCGAGTGGGGTGTCGACATTTTCGGCACTGCCACCcccgaggagatcaagaagcgagtggacgaggctgccaagaagtACCTTGctgagcagaagaagtaA
- a CDS encoding uncharacterized protein (Compare to YALI0F18568g, no similarity) has protein sequence MPMPPVGPPVQGLSHLLPHQLVHAIGEIGADGKSALHDEVDVVSPRDIAAMRYMRHYEWMELVTGATSVGAKGLKLTAPRGIPVYDIKKKLEETQKEVEELKSERPMDVDDEKSEFYKNEILRLRESFGDESDTDTVQRLHEKFNLTVHESGKLRPVKVDLSVPSKRRSDVDAARIQRAEQLIRERLGPQIQQQQQQQQQLQQGQQQGQQGQQQGQNMDQQQQYPMDGQQQQQQQQQQQQGHRPQGQMQQGQMQHGQMQPGQMQGMGQDMGMQMPLMDDMLLNDMDIPDHVMEQQMADQLGGEMMGDGLDMDMDVDLDLNYE, from the coding sequence ATGCCTATGCCCCCGGTTGGACCGCCCGTGCAGGGCCTTTCGCATTTGCTGCCCCATCAGCTTGTGCACGCGATTGGCGAGATTGGCGCCGATGGCAAGTCTGCGCTTCACGACGAGGTCGATGTCGTGTCGCCTCGAGACATTGCCGCCATGCGATACATGCGTCACTACGAGTGGATGGAGCTTGTGACTGGAGCCACGAGTGTGGGCGCCAAGGGTCTCAAGCTCACTGCTCCTCGAGGTATCCCCGTTTAcgacatcaagaagaagctggaagagacacagaaggaggttgaggagctcaagagTGAGCGACCCATGGACGTTGATGATGAGAAGAGCGAGTTCTACAAGAACGAAATTCTGCGGCTACGAGAGTCCTTTGGCGACGAATCCGACACCGACACTGTCCAGCGACTACACGAGAAGTTCAACCTGACTGTACACGAGTCTGGCAAGCTGCGGCCTGTCAAGGTGGACCTGTCTGTGCCGTCCAAGCGACGAAGCGACGTGGACGCCGCACGTATCCAGCGAGCCGAGCAGCTCATTCGGGAGCGACTGGGGccccagatccagcagcagcagcagcagcaacaacaactccagCAGGGCCAACAGCAGGGCCAGCAGGGTCAGCAACAGGGCCAGAACATGgatcagcagcagcagtaccCCATGgacggccagcagcagcagcagcagcagcagcagcagcagcagggccaTAGACCACAGGGTCAGATGCAGCAGGGACAAATGCAGCATGGACAGATGCAGCCGGGCCAGATGCAGGGCATGGGCCAGGATATGGGCATGCAAATGCCTCTCATGGACGACATGCTGCTCAACGACATGGATATCCCCGACCACGTCATGGAGCAGCAAATGGCTGACCAGCTGGGAGGCGAAATGATGGGCGACGGTCTGGATATGGACATGGATGTTGACTTGGATTTGAACTACGAGTAG
- a CDS encoding uncharacterized protein (Compare to YALI0F18656g, similar to Saccharomyces cerevisiae YNL115C; ancestral locus Anc_2.158, weakly similar to uniprot|O13912 Schizosaccharomyces pombe Hypothetical protein C23C11.06c) — translation MALNEVPPEPTNPSPEEERMTPNERTQLLTPEDPQVTPYNLLSVRIARSFITVFFAISVIAFLLLTLNLFVHVPSLYTRGGGFLSWFFSLIAVTTTVNSALFFSTPSVMERQIQYATIFLLFIDLIILVATPQLRYGEVIAGLIIPVWAILTCSLSAVSDLIVQWGKSTEERRLTGRVETRRTLGEWLKVSVNLLFNLVNLLLLIAVTLSITLFAIDAARVPVPGKRVDVDHAAFKVHINCYDLPGNHLLQLQDTHPHVASRRPDRPDPSKKNVTIFAEAGSTSSEVYWSWITDLYAMNEIPRVCTWDRPGVAFSDASRGLTSAGDISDLLSEALTSFFSSEEEGGQTELPNLLIVAHGIGGLYSRVFASKHISIVKGMILIDTLHEDLISDTLTLWRGIKLFIEGAISPLGLQSLWSLLKGHGSWDRLVGPDMVYTTKYLGYQLKENAVAWVTRSEVRASNAVLVNLDIPVEIVSSSQMIKKSKKWSAKQRELTRLTKENVGWKILEGGHDLWKEGKTKKELQDILRDFVDYYI, via the coding sequence ATGGCTCTCAACGAAGTACCCCCGGAGCCCACCAACCCCTCGCCAGAGGAAGAGAGAATGACCCCCAATGAGAGAACCCAATTGCTGACACCAGAAGACCCCCAGGTGACCCCATACAACTTGCTGAGTGTGCGTATTGCCCGGTCGTTCATCACCGTCTTCTTCGCTATCTCGGTGATTGCATTCCTTCTGCTGACCCTCAATCTGTTTGTACACGTACCCAGTCTGTACAccagaggaggaggtttccTGTCGTGGTTCTTTTCGCTCATTGCAGTGACCACCACTGTCAACTCGGCGcttttcttctccacccccTCGGTCATGGAGAGACAGATCCAATACGCCACCATCTTCTTGCTGTTTATCGATCTAATCATTCTGGTTGCCACCCCGCAACTGCGATATGGAGAAGTGATTGCTGGCCTCATCATCCCCGTCTGGGCCATTCTGACCTGCTCTCTGTCAGCCGTCTCAGACCTGATCGTGCAGTGGGGCAAGAGCACCGAGGAACGACGTCTCACCGGCCGTGTGGAGACTCGAAGAACCCTCGGAGAGTGGCTCAAGGTATCTGTCAATCTGCTTTTCAACCTTGTCAACCTGCTTCTGCTCATCGCCGTAACTCTCTCCATTACTCTGTTTGCCATTGATGCTGCCCGTGTGCCTGTGCCTGGAAAGCGAGTCGATGTTGACCATGCCGCCTTCAAGGTCCATATCAATTGCTATGACCTGCCCGGTAACCacctgctccagctccaggatACCCATCCTCACGTTGCTTCCAGACGACCCGATCGGCCCGATCCGTCCAAAAAGAACGTTACCATCTTCGCTGAGGCAGGATCCACTTCCTCCGAGGTCTACTGGAGTTGGATCACTGACCTCTACGCCATGAACGAGATCCCCCGAGTTTGCACTTGGGATAGACCCGGAGTTGCCTTCTCCGACGCCAGCCGAGGTCTCACTTCCGCAGGGGACATTTCTGACCTCCTCAGCGAGGCTCTCAcctctttcttctcttcagaggaagaaggtggCCAGACCGAGCTTCCTAACCTGCTCATCGTCGCCCACGGAATCGGAGGTCTCTACTCTCGTGTGTTTGCCTCCAAGCACATTTCCATCGTCAAGGGAATGATCCTTATTGATACCCTCCACGAAGACCTAATTTCAGATACTCTCACCCTGTGGAGAGGTATCAAGCTCTTTATTGAAGGAGCCATCTCTCCTCTCGGCCTCCAGTCTCTCTGGTCTCTTCTAAAGGGCCATGGCTCTTGGGACCGACTTGTGGGCCCCGACATGGTCTACACTACCAAGTACCTTGGCtaccagctcaaggagaacgcTGTTGCCTGGGTTACTCGATCCGAAGTGCGAGCCTCCAACGCCGTGCTCGTCAACCTGGACATCCCTGTCGAGATCGTCTCCTCTTCCCAGATGATCAAAAAGTCTAAGAAGTGGAGCGCCAAGCAGCGAGAACTCACTCGTCTGACCAAGGAAAACGTTGGCTGGAAGATCCTCGAGGGTGGCCACGATCTGTGGAAGGAGggcaagaccaagaaggagctccaGGATATCCTCCGTGACTTCGTCGATTACTACATTTGA
- a CDS encoding uncharacterized protein (Compare to YALI0F18612g, no similarity) yields MRRQKKTGISPVFLHNDTTHNMSEEHTISQEVASPIVKRGRGRPPKVPTGTEVVDTTPKVKRGRGRPPKVRPEGEEPVVKRPRGRPRKSIDPNSGDPSTHGNAVNASGDPSVIVEKRGRGRPRKNPIVVAPAPLWPTPDLVQFGGADPYEEIDSFSAERIEEQAGQEGANLTHPEKLALIKRRLHAEAQDKDLLEALATNREDFFNADEAKDVYSQYSVLRHHIALLLQNYGDTDEGRVIKRNLSNLMGVLRYLRLKDNILSELLTIVPLIQDQDYTGAKNRIQALDGPWCIGTPSNREIRLRETQKWITGLVQLLEWSDGSYNGLYRV; encoded by the coding sequence ATGCGtaggcaaaaaaaaactggaATTTCGCCAGTGTTCCTCCACAACGACACgacacacaacatgtctgaAGAGCACACCATCTCGCAAGAGGTAGCTTCCCCAATTGTGAAGCGAGGAAGAGGACGTCCACCCAAGGTTCCCACGGGCACCGAGGTGGTCGATACCACCCCCAAGGTCAAgagaggacgaggacgaccACCAAAGGTGCGACCCGAGGGAGAAGAGCCCGTGGTCAAGAGACCCCGTGGCCGGCCGCGAAAGAGCATCGACCCCAACTCGGGCGATCCCAGCACACACGGAAACGCGGTTAACGCGTCTGGAGACCCCAGCGTTATAGTTGAGAAGCGAGGACGTGGCCGACCGCGTAAAAACCCCATCGTCGTGGCCCCCGCACCCTTGTGGCCCACCCCGGACCTGGTGCagtttggaggagctgacCCCTACGAGGAAATTGACAGCTTCAGCGCTGAACGGATTGAGGAGCAGGCTGGACAGGAAGGTGCCAACCTGACCCACCCCGAGAAGCTGGCGCTCATCAAGCGACGTCTGCACGCCGAGGCCCAGGACAAGGACCTCTTGGAGGCGCTGGCCACCAACCGCGAGGACTTCTTCAACgccgacgaggccaaggacgtgTACTCGCAGTACTCGGTGCTTAGACACCATAttgctctgctgctgcagaacTATGGTGACACGGACGAGGGCCGAGTGATCAAGAGAAACCTCAGCAACCTCATGGGAGTGCTGCGGTACCTGCGATTGAAGGACAACATCCTTTCTGAGCTGCTCACCATTGTGCCTCTGatccaagaccaagactaCACCGGTGCCAAGAACCGAATTCAGGCGCTGGACGGCCCCTGGTGCATCGGAACCCCTTCCAACCGGGAGATCCGGTTGCGGGAGACCCAAAAGTGGATTACTGGTTTggtccagctgctggagtgGTCCGATGGCTCCTACAACGGCCTGTACCGTGTTTAG
- a CDS encoding uncharacterized protein (Compare to YALI0F18700g, highly similar to uniprot|O60191 Pneumocystis carinii CDC2 binding protein SUC1 and uniprot|P20486 Saccharomyces cerevisiae YBR135w CKS1 cyclin-dependent kinases regulatory subunit and DEHA0E23903g Debaryomyces hansenii IPF 11046.1, similar to Saccharomyces cerevisiae CKS1 (YBR135W); ancestral locus Anc_3.400), which translates to MSRQPRLLSSSERARLEEFQEAIHYSTRYSDDTFEYRHVMLPKNMLKAIPRDYFNSETGTLRILLEEEWRGLGITQSLGWEHYETHAPEPHILLFKRNK; encoded by the coding sequence ATGTCACGGCAACCGAGACTGCTGTCGTCCTCAGAACGAGCGCGACTGGAGGAGTTCCAGGAGGCAATTCACTACTCTACACGATACAGTGACGACACATTCGAATACCGACACGTTATGCTGCCCAAGAACATGCTCAAGGCAATCCCCAGAGACTACTTCAATTCCGAAACGGGCACGCTGAGAAtcctgctggaggaggaatgGCGAGGTCTGGGCATCACCCAGAGTCTGGGATGGGAGCATTACGAAACACACGCACCCGAGCCCCACATTCTGTTATTCAAGCGAAACAAATAA
- a CDS encoding uncharacterized protein (Compare to YALI0F18634g, similar to Saccharomyces cerevisiae DMA1 (YHR115C) and DMA2 (YNL116W); ancestral locus Anc_2.157, some similarities with CA2646|IPF13089 Candida albicans IPF13089 unknown function), producing the protein MPSSPKKKRFFNIGSVFNPKSNTNTNAASTSSNNSNPIATNNSSSGTRTPTTATSDPLELTASPSPSNDLLSGPKTTTTTSDTPVLADFGKQKAGFRNTYINTSSTASNNPFANLGEQPQAATGTTSSSSNTNGNASPALGESNPVPVAAGNNNNNNPVGLRLDITPGAVEQVKSPSTPYNNQGLAVEEFFHDCAGPSNDIVTSVTSTNDHQHDSADSSGDSNDTDNIPNSTPPESPTGSNSPGNMSIAGAPKRVGAGMRSTSAATLHSHDNGGQREVDQLEGMDEEDDVHMADYDEEHSGQHGDSMDDTPELSSAAGHSTTGAATAAASTAGAATAANTGSTAPSSSQSDAPGSAASAASDGPSATCATASSAAPPSAPSEPQIPSIRLTPVIDHSTSTPAQYFGPIERRLTSGSIRIGRQTESKDEPQLPQYERPIVFKSKVVSRSHAEFFVKDDQWFVQDMRSSSGTFLNRRRLSEAGKPSKPHVLKNGDMLQFGMDFRGGTEEIFKCIKVRVETNQSWKRKVQQYNIEAVERLRGMANGDPTDSECAICLVAGGPCQPLFIAPCSHAWHYNCIRPLMVKTYPHFQCPNCRNICDLEADADESMVMEG; encoded by the coding sequence ATGCCTTCCAGTCCTAAGAAGAAACGCTTCTTCAACATCGGGTCTGTTTTCAACCCCAAatccaacacaaacacaaacgcGGCATcgaccagcagcaacaactccaaccccaTCGCCACTAACAACTCTTCCAGTGGCACACGCACCCCCACAACAGCTACCTCGGATCCGTTGGAGTTGACTGCTTCTCCTTCGCCCTCCAACGACCTTTTGTCCGGCCCCAAAactacaaccacaaccagcGACACCCCCGTGCTGGCCGACTTTGGGAAACAAAAGGCCGGTTTCCGCAACACGTACATCAACACAAGCTCCACGGCGTCCAACAACCCGTTCGCAAACCTGGGAGAGCAGCCACAAGCCGCCACAGGTACCACATCGTCGTCTAGTAACACAAACGGAAACGCGTCTCCAGCCCTTGGTGAAAGCAACCCCGTGCCCGTCGCAGCgggaaacaacaacaacaacaacccTGTTGGTCTGCGTCTAGACATTACCCCCGGCGCCGTCGAACAGGTCAAGTCGCCCTCGACCCCCTACAACAACCAAGGTCTGGCCGTGGAGGAGTTCTTCCACGATTGCGCCGGCCCCTCCAACGATATCGTCACATCCGTGACCAGTACCAACGACCACCAGCACGACAGCGCCGACTCCTCGGGCGACTCCAACGACACGGACAACATTCCCAACTCCACGCCCCCCGAATCTCCCACCGGATCCAACTCCCCAGGAAACATGAGCATCGCAGGCGCACCCAAACGGGTCGGCGCGGGCATGCGCTCCACTTCCGCAGCCACGCTGCATTCGCATGACAACGGTGGCCAGCGAGAAGTGGACCAACTGGAAGGCATggacgaagaagacgatgTCCACATGGCTGACTACGACGAAGAGCACAGCGGTCAGCATGGCGACTCCATGGACGACACTCCCGAACTCTCTTCTGCCGCCGGACACTCCACAACCggagcagcaacagcagcagcatccaCAGCAGGCGCCGCCACGGCTGCCAATACAGGCTCCACTGCGCCATCGTCTTCACAGTCCGACGCACCGGGCTCTGCCGCCTCCGCTGCCTCCGACGGCCCCTCTGCTACATGTGCCACTGCATCCTCCGCTGCGCCTCCGTCTGCGCCTTCCGAGCCCCAAATCCCGTCCATCCGACTCACACCCGTCATCGACCATTCTACTTCCACCCCTGCACAATACTTTGGTCCCATCGAGCGACGTCTGACTAGTGGATCCATTCGCATCGGCCGTCAGACGGAGTCCAAGGATGAGCCCCAGCTTCCCCAGTACGAGCGGCCCATTGTGTTCAAGTCCAAGGTTGTTTCGCGATCGCATGCGGAGTTCTTTGTCAAGGACGACCAGTGGTTTGTGCAGGATATGCGGTCTTCCTCAGGTACATTCCTCAACCGTAGACGTCTGTCGGAGGCCGGCAAGCCCTCCAAGCCCCACGTTCTCAAGAACGGAGACATGCTTCAGTTTGGCATGGACTTCCGAGGAGGAACGGAGGAAATCTTCAAGTGCATCAAGGTCCGAGTGGAGACGAACCAGAGCTGGAAACGAAAGGTTCAGCAGTACAACATCGAAGCGGTGGAGCGACTTCGAGGCATGGCTAACGGCGATCCCACCGACTCCGAGTGTGCTATCTGTCTTGTGGCGGGGGGACCGTGCCAGCCACTGTTCATTGCTCCCTGTTCGCATGCCTGGCACTACAACTGCATCCGACCGCTCATGGTCAAGACGTATCCTCATTTTCAGTGCCCCAACTGCAGAAACATTTGCGATTTGGAGGCCGATGCCGATGAGTCCATGGTAATGGAGGGATAA